Proteins co-encoded in one Leptospiraceae bacterium genomic window:
- a CDS encoding ankyrin repeat domain-containing protein, producing MKSIYLILILILSQSFLQAKTDEASLGLLSAAIKGDLPQVQKELQDGVDINAGDEQGNTALHFATMKSNFELTKFLLEKGANINQKDGNGDTPLANASSVGNMDLVKFLIEKGAEVDSKNQTGWTPLRWASNEGYLPIVNYLLEKGADNTPLYLADRYFVEAAKDGNLEEMQKYLRRGASIDAVDEEGFTAILYVTKNSSLHLTDKSRTDSLEIVKFLLEKGASFNDRSPAGITPLLYAIENDYSRVIDYLIEKNANLEDGDANGNTSLMIATRTGNVKLVSFLLSKKADVNARNEIGQSAFHLASLTGKLEILKLLKSAKVEIDSEDNSKNTPLLLASREGNENVVKFLLESGAKINHKNEHNNTALMFAAQNGHLPVVKLLTVSGADRTIESSYYPYGTALILANRNKHQKVAEYLQSMDSVTPKTTTKAATTNPTLENNKIEDLIKIQALLKEQVKGKNKDGFTALHWACSNGNVEMVKFLLLPEAVNEKDKNGYTPLHFAVQSGKLDIVKYLLQNGANKKAKDSKGKTPLDLSTEKLKATLIKTFNTTKVSPPVKLSPKNDKPQAEKTKVKETNDLEDDEDDEEILED from the coding sequence AGGCTTCTCTTGGTTTATTGAGTGCAGCGATTAAAGGAGATTTGCCGCAAGTGCAAAAGGAATTGCAAGATGGTGTGGATATTAACGCTGGCGATGAACAAGGAAATACTGCTTTACATTTTGCGACCATGAAAAGCAATTTTGAATTGACTAAGTTCTTGTTAGAGAAGGGTGCCAATATAAACCAGAAAGATGGAAACGGTGACACACCTCTTGCGAATGCATCCTCTGTTGGTAATATGGATTTAGTCAAATTCCTAATTGAAAAAGGAGCCGAGGTAGATTCAAAAAATCAAACTGGTTGGACTCCTCTTCGTTGGGCGTCTAATGAGGGTTATCTTCCTATTGTAAATTATCTTCTAGAGAAAGGAGCGGATAATACTCCCTTATACTTAGCAGATAGATATTTTGTAGAAGCCGCGAAGGATGGCAATTTAGAAGAGATGCAAAAATACTTGAGACGTGGTGCTAGTATTGATGCTGTAGACGAAGAGGGATTTACAGCAATCCTTTATGTTACAAAGAATTCCTCTCTGCATCTAACGGACAAGTCTAGAACGGACAGTTTAGAGATAGTGAAATTTCTTTTAGAAAAAGGAGCGAGTTTTAACGATAGAAGCCCTGCTGGTATTACACCTCTCCTCTATGCAATTGAAAATGATTACTCTCGAGTCATTGATTATCTGATAGAGAAAAATGCGAACTTAGAAGACGGGGATGCAAATGGAAATACAAGTCTCATGATTGCGACGAGAACTGGAAATGTAAAACTAGTCTCTTTTCTCTTAAGTAAAAAAGCAGATGTCAATGCAAGAAACGAGATTGGACAATCTGCATTTCATCTGGCAAGTCTCACTGGTAAGTTAGAAATTTTAAAACTACTTAAATCAGCAAAAGTGGAAATTGATTCTGAGGATAATAGCAAAAATACTCCCTTACTACTCGCTTCCCGCGAAGGCAATGAAAACGTAGTAAAATTCTTACTTGAATCCGGGGCAAAGATCAATCATAAAAACGAACACAATAATACTGCTTTAATGTTCGCAGCGCAAAATGGACATTTACCGGTAGTAAAACTTCTTACCGTATCGGGAGCAGATAGAACGATTGAATCTAGTTATTATCCATATGGAACTGCTCTAATATTAGCCAACAGAAATAAGCATCAAAAAGTAGCAGAGTATCTGCAGTCTATGGATAGTGTAACTCCTAAGACAACGACTAAGGCAGCAACTACAAATCCTACTTTAGAAAATAATAAAATAGAAGATCTAATCAAAATCCAAGCTCTTCTAAAAGAGCAAGTCAAGGGTAAAAACAAAGATGGATTTACTGCTTTGCATTGGGCATGTAGTAATGGGAATGTGGAAATGGTAAAATTTTTACTCTTACCAGAGGCTGTAAATGAAAAAGATAAAAACGGCTACACTCCATTACACTTTGCAGTTCAGTCAGGCAAATTGGATATAGTAAAGTATTTACTACAAAATGGTGCCAATAAAAAAGCAAAGGATAGTAAAGGCAAAACCCCACTCGATCTATCTACTGAGAAACTAAAAGCAACGCTAATTAAGACATTTAATACAACTAAAGTATCTCCTCCTGTTAAACTTTCGCCTAAGAATGATAAGCCGCAAGCAGAAAAAACCAAGGTAAAAGAAACAAATGACTTGGAAGATGACGAAGACGATGAGGAAATCCTGGAAGACTAA
- a CDS encoding SpoIIE family protein phosphatase, protein MNFLMTKIISNILLFLFFALVSIQVSAKEFDIQVIDVTKEMEDLNTPPKEEHTWWVTSNEINPEVYTKYLLNQFKDKDKQDEAWKPALVPGNPIGEKLVSVDTQIIWYLKVFTLHNIPDEDQILYLKRISDRDETYLNGVLIGKTGDWDSDKAQGYDKSRLYKIPKETLKINSPNVLLIRVRKYFRDSVGVWGENVFLGGSKAVLRDYYFSILKPVIFLICYFTVGAYFIFLFLRRRKDRENFYFGMFAILFVVYQLLRSQWRFEFGYSYYAYKKTEYAILMLLFPALYLFFRYYFVRTENKFIRYFHYFNLIPITILVSIFGYILFTSDINLWNDFLNQLVLPFLYPPLIFLIFVIIIYNGFIKNSIDAKIMFTGWMILIAGMISDILVHLEVIRFERTLEYSFFVFILSLAFILSNRFVRVHQEVEDLNLNLEKKVIHRTEELQTALTKVNELKLSQDGDYFLTYLLLEPLCVKAVTNQNIKVDFLISQKKKFVFHKNNHEIGGDTCIAHSIFLQHRPVTVFLNADAMGKSMQGAGGVLVLNSIFESIVKRTSLQPGFAEQSAESWLTNAFIELHNVFIMFEGSMMISLNMGIIDDASGRMVYVNAEHPAIVLFRDENTSFLPLLEMNCKLGSPLMEERVHINSFLLADKDVLLLGSDGRDDIILSSGEMNNDYDLFLTHVKNARTDLKKIFTEILKTGEIYDDLSLLRIEYNKF, encoded by the coding sequence ATGAATTTTCTAATGACAAAGATTATAAGCAACATACTTTTGTTTTTATTCTTTGCCTTAGTGTCTATTCAAGTTAGCGCAAAAGAATTTGACATCCAAGTAATTGATGTAACGAAAGAAATGGAAGACTTGAATACTCCACCAAAGGAAGAGCATACCTGGTGGGTAACATCAAATGAAATTAATCCAGAGGTTTACACAAAGTATCTGCTGAACCAATTCAAAGATAAAGATAAACAAGATGAAGCGTGGAAACCCGCTCTTGTTCCCGGAAATCCGATAGGCGAAAAGCTTGTCTCGGTAGATACACAGATTATTTGGTATCTAAAGGTATTCACTCTTCACAATATTCCTGACGAAGATCAAATTCTCTATCTCAAAAGAATTTCCGATAGAGATGAAACCTATCTCAATGGAGTCTTGATTGGTAAAACGGGAGATTGGGATTCTGATAAAGCGCAGGGTTATGATAAGAGTAGACTCTATAAGATTCCCAAAGAAACTCTAAAGATTAATTCGCCTAACGTTCTTCTTATACGTGTTCGTAAATACTTCCGTGATAGTGTTGGCGTATGGGGAGAGAATGTTTTTCTTGGTGGAAGTAAGGCAGTTTTAAGGGATTATTATTTTTCCATTTTAAAGCCTGTTATTTTTTTGATTTGCTATTTTACAGTGGGGGCTTATTTCATTTTTCTCTTCCTGCGTCGTCGTAAGGATAGAGAGAATTTTTATTTTGGAATGTTTGCTATTTTGTTTGTAGTATATCAGCTTCTTCGTAGTCAATGGAGGTTTGAATTTGGATATAGCTATTATGCTTACAAGAAAACAGAGTATGCAATTTTAATGCTTCTCTTTCCGGCGTTGTATTTATTCTTCCGTTATTACTTCGTAAGAACAGAAAATAAGTTTATCCGATATTTTCACTACTTTAATTTAATCCCAATTACTATTTTAGTTTCGATTTTCGGCTACATATTATTTACCTCTGATATTAATTTATGGAATGATTTTTTAAATCAATTAGTGCTTCCTTTTCTTTATCCACCGCTTATTTTTCTTATTTTCGTTATTATTATCTATAATGGTTTTATTAAAAATAGCATTGATGCAAAAATCATGTTTACCGGTTGGATGATTCTAATCGCGGGTATGATAAGTGACATTCTTGTTCACTTAGAAGTGATTCGTTTTGAAAGAACTTTAGAATACAGCTTCTTTGTCTTTATTTTGAGTCTTGCCTTTATTCTTTCTAATCGATTTGTGAGAGTTCATCAGGAAGTAGAAGACTTGAATTTGAACTTAGAGAAAAAAGTAATTCATAGAACAGAAGAATTACAAACTGCTCTTACAAAAGTAAATGAATTAAAGCTCAGTCAAGATGGTGATTATTTTTTAACTTATTTGTTATTGGAGCCGTTATGCGTGAAAGCCGTTACAAATCAAAATATAAAAGTAGATTTTTTGATTAGTCAGAAAAAGAAATTTGTATTTCATAAGAACAACCATGAGATTGGGGGAGATACTTGTATTGCGCACAGTATTTTCCTTCAGCATAGACCTGTCACTGTTTTCTTAAATGCAGATGCAATGGGTAAGTCTATGCAAGGTGCCGGCGGAGTTCTAGTTCTCAATTCTATTTTTGAAAGCATTGTGAAACGAACTTCATTGCAACCCGGCTTTGCCGAACAATCAGCAGAAAGTTGGCTTACGAATGCGTTTATCGAACTGCATAATGTGTTTATTATGTTTGAAGGTTCGATGATGATTTCTCTCAACATGGGAATCATTGATGATGCATCCGGTCGAATGGTTTATGTCAATGCAGAGCATCCTGCGATTGTTTTGTTTCGAGATGAGAATACCAGTTTTCTTCCTTTACTTGAGATGAATTGTAAATTAGGGTCACCGCTTATGGAAGAAAGGGTTCATATCAATTCTTTTTTATTGGCGGATAAGGATGTTTTGCTTCTTGGCTCAGATGGACGAGATGATATAATACTCTCAAGCGGAGAGATGAACAATGATTATGATTTATTTCTCACTCATGTAAAGAATGCAAGGACTGATTTAAAAAAGATATTCACTGAGATTTTAAAAACTGGAGAGATATACGATGATTTGTCGCTCTTACGCATTGAATACAATAAATTTTAA
- a CDS encoding RNA pyrophosphohydrolase: MEKYRKNVGVVVFNAKGLVLLGNRIPHRSSWQFPQGGMDDNEDPLVAAKRELYEEVGIDNAEFVYEVSDWLSYDFPANLDLPHMKGFKGQTQKWFLAYWDYPASNCKLDLHEREFETVQFFPLKNAANTIVDFKKEIYKKLIEILRPEIDRYLKNRNETR; the protein is encoded by the coding sequence ATGGAAAAGTATCGAAAGAATGTTGGTGTAGTAGTATTTAATGCAAAAGGACTTGTTCTTTTGGGAAATAGAATTCCCCATCGAAGTTCCTGGCAGTTTCCGCAAGGGGGAATGGATGATAATGAAGATCCGTTAGTCGCCGCTAAGAGAGAACTTTACGAGGAAGTTGGAATTGATAATGCAGAGTTCGTATATGAAGTGTCTGATTGGTTGAGTTATGACTTTCCGGCAAATTTAGATTTACCTCATATGAAAGGATTTAAAGGACAGACTCAAAAATGGTTTCTTGCGTATTGGGATTATCCTGCTTCTAATTGTAAATTAGATTTGCATGAGAGAGAATTTGAGACAGTTCAATTCTTTCCACTCAAGAACGCGGCAAATACAATCGTAGATTTTAAAAAAGAAATCTATAAGAAGCTAATTGAGATTTTGCGTCCGGAAATTGATAGATATCTAAAGAATCGCAATGAAACCAGATGA
- a CDS encoding protein kinase family protein: MKPDELAEFYSKVSQMNSPENLFGELSGNTKIETLQSLNEIYKELIKKFHPDKYSLADAYTRYLAGEISGIINDFNSQAKKQIELETYGKGISSSANEVSFEIKTKLRVYRIFEHFMEADYANLFRGEFRTSKSGVERVCVKIIRDRADNDLIRREIQILKSIQHKSLPVFFDEFRTTEGELGLIERFIEGHDLFSILEKYPNGLPVEHVCWIMERLLSVLGFLHYNKIIHANIEPGNIIVRPEDHNVFLIDFLFAIPNANTTNETYGCLNEPYSAPEVKLKKRPIPASDIYSIGKSMLFLLGGDVDNKKFPSHVDKRISSFLAELIEPSPLRRAKDAWILWHRLSNLREEVFGARHQFLELEL; this comes from the coding sequence ATGAAACCAGATGAACTAGCAGAATTCTATTCTAAAGTATCGCAGATGAATTCTCCTGAGAATTTGTTTGGAGAGCTAAGTGGTAATACTAAGATTGAAACACTTCAATCTCTAAATGAAATATACAAAGAGCTAATTAAGAAATTTCATCCCGATAAGTATTCTCTTGCTGATGCGTATACTCGCTATTTGGCTGGTGAGATCAGTGGGATCATAAATGATTTCAATTCACAGGCAAAAAAACAAATAGAACTAGAGACGTATGGCAAAGGAATTTCTTCTTCGGCAAATGAAGTTTCATTCGAAATCAAAACGAAGCTTAGAGTCTATCGTATCTTTGAGCATTTCATGGAAGCAGATTATGCAAATCTTTTTAGAGGTGAGTTTAGGACATCTAAGTCAGGTGTCGAAAGAGTCTGTGTAAAAATCATTCGTGATAGAGCCGATAACGATTTAATTCGAAGAGAAATTCAGATTCTAAAATCGATTCAACATAAATCACTGCCTGTATTCTTTGACGAGTTTAGAACTACAGAAGGAGAATTGGGACTCATTGAACGATTTATTGAAGGTCACGATTTATTCAGTATTCTAGAAAAATATCCAAATGGACTTCCGGTCGAGCATGTATGCTGGATTATGGAGAGGCTACTCAGTGTTCTAGGCTTTTTGCACTATAATAAAATTATCCACGCAAATATTGAACCGGGCAATATCATTGTTAGACCGGAAGATCACAATGTATTCTTGATTGATTTTTTATTTGCTATTCCAAATGCAAATACAACGAATGAAACATACGGTTGTTTGAATGAGCCTTACAGTGCACCAGAAGTGAAACTTAAAAAAAGACCCATTCCTGCTTCTGATATTTATTCTATCGGCAAATCCATGTTATTCCTTCTTGGGGGAGATGTGGATAATAAGAAGTTTCCTTCGCATGTAGATAAACGGATCTCTTCTTTTCTTGCTGAATTGATAGAACCAAGTCCCCTCAGGAGAGCGAAGGATGCATGGATTTTATGGCATCGCCTGTCTAATCTGCGAGAAGAAGTCTTTGGAGCGAGGCATCAATTTTTAGAATTAGAGTTATGA
- a CDS encoding HDOD domain-containing protein: MTEIALGINRKKQKPYNTMILCHSALERRLLEQYFRIAEFKVIDADEKLISFFEGNVADKPKPAKEKAETEIETDETEIEEDEFSEEEIKINEILLSFEKIDILLIDYKPDSNALVLIQKIHQMYSKMIVILMIDSIKKDLIENILQTKANAYLVKPISKNVIYDKLKIILKRDDLTQKVVIGYKPKGVNFQEMHIPPLPTVLNKVILFDTEKMGGSEELENIIAPDKSLSADLMRVANSAYYGRAGSINTLRDAITLMGLKTINNIVLVKFRQRYTAKLRHPLYKKYLEEFPILIGLIALDLSAPLNLKPLNKEIFIHSILMKIGMTMLALNEPEKYLHVLDQYGNGARTLVSIEREEFNTDYVQIGLKVFKTWHFPKSMSDLVADQEFFVADINKVGDLDRLLRLSEIFALRLIGRRLMKEEIELVSAILKFYHVKENITDLFNQDYYHHIQNHPFFELL, encoded by the coding sequence ATGACAGAAATTGCATTAGGAATTAATCGAAAGAAACAAAAACCATACAATACTATGATTTTATGCCATTCTGCTTTAGAGCGAAGGCTCTTAGAGCAATACTTTCGCATCGCTGAATTCAAAGTAATTGATGCAGATGAAAAACTGATTTCTTTTTTTGAAGGGAATGTTGCAGATAAGCCAAAGCCAGCCAAAGAGAAAGCAGAAACTGAGATAGAAACAGATGAAACTGAAATAGAGGAAGATGAATTTAGCGAAGAGGAGATTAAAATAAACGAAATTCTTCTCTCCTTTGAAAAGATAGACATTCTTTTGATTGATTATAAACCCGATTCCAATGCGTTAGTTCTTATACAAAAAATTCATCAGATGTATTCTAAAATGATAGTCATTCTCATGATTGATTCAATTAAAAAAGACTTAATTGAAAATATCTTGCAGACAAAGGCAAATGCCTATTTGGTGAAACCAATTTCTAAAAATGTAATCTATGATAAATTGAAGATCATACTAAAGAGAGATGATTTGACTCAAAAAGTTGTAATCGGATACAAACCGAAAGGAGTCAATTTTCAGGAAATGCATATTCCTCCACTGCCCACAGTTCTAAATAAAGTAATTTTATTTGACACAGAAAAAATGGGCGGAAGCGAAGAGCTAGAAAATATAATTGCCCCGGATAAATCTCTAAGTGCGGATCTAATGAGAGTAGCCAATTCTGCCTATTATGGTAGAGCAGGTAGTATCAATACACTGCGAGACGCCATTACCCTTATGGGGCTCAAGACAATTAATAATATTGTTTTGGTAAAGTTTAGACAGAGATATACGGCTAAGCTTCGTCATCCGCTTTATAAAAAATACTTAGAAGAGTTTCCAATTTTAATTGGACTCATTGCTCTTGACTTAAGTGCACCTCTCAACTTGAAACCATTGAATAAGGAAATATTTATTCATTCCATTCTAATGAAAATTGGAATGACAATGCTTGCACTCAATGAGCCAGAAAAATATTTACATGTATTGGACCAATACGGAAATGGAGCAAGAACTCTAGTCAGTATAGAAAGGGAAGAGTTTAATACGGATTATGTGCAAATAGGTTTAAAAGTCTTTAAAACATGGCATTTTCCTAAGTCTATGTCAGATTTAGTGGCGGATCAAGAATTTTTTGTAGCGGATATTAATAAAGTAGGGGATTTAGATAGACTTCTTCGCTTATCCGAAATCTTTGCTCTACGTCTAATAGGTCGTAGACTCATGAAAGAGGAAATTGAATTAGTGAGTGCGATTCTAAAATTCTATCATGTGAAAGAGAATATTACTGACCTGTTCAACCAAGATTATTATCACCATATCCAGAACCATCCTTTCTTTGAACTTTTATAA
- a CDS encoding PAS domain S-box protein, translating to MKTKNLNKKSYFPEDQRLSIVIEQNPAAMVITDLGGNIEYSNAKFTELTGYTAEEALGMNSSALKSGKTDPKVYKELWSTILNGKTWRGEFINRKKNGDEYIENAVISPIFDKAGNTINYLALYDDITEQRRVEAKVLEQQAELEKLNEFTRIINSTIDTATILKEIYTYICERTGFDIVWILLVNKKKNQVFSDSTLSIFGSPEKLDFDYFSHFRKKINESLGVIYQTYKNRVPFYFSNAYNFKRTVTNVYNGEQYKLRRTDFEIQRKGNLQSMLQIPLILQDEVIGILNLTVQDKIIEIQSEDIKKLMRFADQIAGVIFNAHLVEEMQEAKRDAEIAEKIALMAQKEMEQEKIKSDQLLLNILPEEIARELRENGSTAPVHYKSVSVMFTDFKGFTQIAETMTPNELINELDSCFSYFDSLMDRFKLEKLKTIGDSYMCAGGIPIINNTHPVDAILAALEIQAVMNEAKKLRLSMDLPFWELRLGIHTGSLIAGVIGEKKFAYDVWGDTVNIASRMEASGTPEMVNISKSTYEIVKDFFHCEYRGKIPAKNKGYVEMYYVRGIRSALCLDEECRIPSFRFWILYDRLRNGEPLNVHDLKDRRIGRQDTRLDVKERRRISYKEKNSKADISIEIETENSPYAR from the coding sequence ATGAAAACAAAAAACCTCAATAAAAAAAGTTACTTTCCAGAAGACCAGAGGCTATCCATCGTGATTGAGCAAAATCCAGCAGCCATGGTAATAACTGATTTAGGGGGTAATATTGAGTATTCGAATGCCAAGTTTACTGAACTAACTGGATATACCGCAGAAGAAGCCCTTGGAATGAATTCAAGTGCTTTGAAGTCAGGAAAAACAGACCCAAAAGTATACAAAGAACTTTGGTCTACGATTCTAAACGGAAAGACTTGGAGAGGAGAGTTCATCAATAGAAAAAAAAATGGCGATGAATACATTGAAAATGCTGTTATTTCACCCATCTTTGATAAAGCAGGAAATACAATAAATTACCTCGCTTTGTATGATGACATTACAGAGCAGCGCAGAGTAGAAGCAAAAGTATTAGAGCAGCAAGCAGAATTAGAAAAACTAAATGAATTTACACGCATTATCAATTCGACGATAGACACCGCTACAATCTTAAAAGAAATCTATACTTATATTTGCGAACGAACCGGTTTTGATATTGTATGGATACTGCTGGTAAATAAAAAGAAGAATCAAGTTTTTTCCGACTCAACACTTTCCATTTTCGGTTCTCCTGAGAAATTGGACTTCGACTACTTCAGTCATTTTAGAAAAAAAATAAATGAATCCCTTGGTGTCATTTATCAAACCTATAAAAATCGTGTCCCATTTTATTTCTCCAATGCTTACAATTTCAAGAGAACAGTAACCAATGTTTACAATGGCGAACAATATAAATTGAGACGAACTGATTTCGAGATTCAACGAAAAGGCAACCTTCAATCCATGTTACAAATTCCACTGATTCTACAAGACGAAGTAATTGGAATTTTAAATCTCACAGTCCAGGATAAAATCATTGAAATACAAAGTGAAGATATTAAAAAATTAATGCGCTTTGCAGATCAAATTGCAGGAGTCATCTTCAACGCACATCTAGTAGAAGAAATGCAAGAAGCAAAGCGAGACGCTGAGATCGCAGAAAAGATTGCACTGATGGCGCAAAAAGAAATGGAGCAAGAGAAAATTAAATCCGACCAGCTACTACTTAATATCCTCCCGGAAGAAATAGCCAGAGAGCTAAGAGAAAATGGTTCAACTGCTCCGGTTCATTACAAGTCAGTTTCCGTAATGTTTACTGATTTCAAAGGCTTTACACAAATTGCAGAGACGATGACTCCAAATGAATTGATCAACGAACTTGATAGCTGCTTCTCCTATTTTGATTCTCTCATGGATAGATTTAAGTTGGAAAAATTAAAAACGATAGGCGATAGCTATATGTGCGCCGGAGGAATTCCTATTATCAATAATACACATCCAGTAGATGCAATTCTCGCTGCCTTAGAAATTCAAGCAGTCATGAACGAAGCAAAAAAATTAAGACTATCCATGGATCTTCCTTTTTGGGAGTTACGCCTGGGTATCCACACAGGCTCCTTAATCGCTGGCGTGATTGGAGAGAAGAAATTTGCCTATGATGTCTGGGGAGATACTGTTAATATTGCGTCACGAATGGAAGCAAGTGGCACTCCTGAAATGGTAAACATTTCTAAATCAACATACGAAATTGTAAAAGATTTTTTTCATTGTGAATATCGAGGAAAGATACCCGCAAAGAACAAAGGATATGTAGAAATGTATTATGTGCGCGGAATTCGAAGTGCGCTCTGTCTCGATGAGGAATGCCGCATTCCTTCTTTTAGATTTTGGATTCTATACGATCGACTCAGAAATGGTGAGCCACTCAATGTTCATGATTTAAAAGATCGAAGGATCGGACGACAGGATACACGCCTGGATGTAAAGGAAAGAAGAAGAATTTCTTACAAGGAAAAGAATTCCAAAGCGGACATTTCAATCGAGATAGAAACGGAAAACTCACCTTACGCAAGGTGA